In Acaryochloris marina S15, a single genomic region encodes these proteins:
- the thrC gene encoding threonine synthase, translated as MTQTLTNQSRSSALKALKCKECGAEYELQATHVCELCFGPLEVSYDFSRLSQPITRESIEAGPNSIWRYRSFLPVETDTPIDVGTGMTPLVKSHRLARQLGLKNLYIKNDAVNMPTLSFKDRVVSVALTRAQELGFSTVSCASTGNLANSTAAIATRAGLDCCVFIPADLEAGKVMGTLIYGPTVMAVQGNYDQVNRLCSEVANTHGWGFVNINLRPYYSEGSKTLGYEVAEQLGWELPDHIVAPLASGSLFTKIYKGFREFIDLGLVDEKAVRFSGAQAEGCSPIAQAYREGRDFINPVKPNTIAKSIAIGNPADGVYAIDIAKKTNGTIESVTDAEIVEGMKLLAETEGIFTETAGGTTVAVLKKLVEAGKIDPEEKTVVYITGNGLKTQEAVQGCIGQPFEIEPKLGSFERALERSRTLDRLDWQPVLV; from the coding sequence ATGACTCAAACCCTTACCAATCAATCTCGCAGCTCTGCTCTGAAAGCACTGAAGTGTAAAGAATGCGGAGCCGAGTACGAACTGCAAGCAACCCACGTTTGTGAACTCTGCTTTGGCCCCCTAGAAGTAAGCTATGACTTCAGCCGCCTTAGCCAGCCGATTACTCGTGAAAGTATTGAAGCCGGTCCCAACTCCATTTGGCGGTATCGCTCCTTCTTGCCCGTTGAGACAGATACCCCGATTGATGTGGGAACGGGCATGACCCCTTTAGTGAAGTCCCATCGGTTAGCTCGGCAATTGGGGCTCAAGAATCTATATATCAAGAACGACGCCGTCAATATGCCCACCCTGAGCTTTAAGGATCGGGTGGTATCGGTAGCGTTGACTCGGGCACAAGAGTTGGGTTTCTCGACCGTGTCCTGTGCCAGTACTGGTAACTTGGCAAATTCAACAGCTGCCATCGCAACTCGGGCGGGCCTCGATTGCTGCGTGTTCATTCCAGCGGACTTGGAAGCGGGTAAGGTCATGGGTACCCTCATCTACGGTCCAACGGTAATGGCTGTTCAAGGCAACTACGATCAGGTCAATCGCCTCTGTTCAGAGGTCGCCAACACTCACGGTTGGGGCTTCGTCAACATCAATCTGCGTCCCTATTATTCTGAAGGCTCCAAAACCCTCGGATATGAAGTGGCTGAGCAACTGGGTTGGGAACTTCCTGATCATATTGTTGCGCCCCTCGCTTCGGGCTCTCTGTTTACCAAGATTTATAAGGGTTTCCGCGAATTTATCGATCTCGGTTTAGTCGATGAAAAAGCCGTGCGGTTTAGCGGTGCCCAGGCCGAAGGCTGCTCTCCCATTGCCCAAGCCTATCGGGAAGGCCGCGACTTCATCAATCCGGTGAAACCCAATACAATTGCCAAATCCATTGCCATTGGTAATCCTGCCGACGGGGTTTATGCCATCGATATTGCCAAGAAAACCAATGGCACGATTGAATCGGTTACCGATGCTGAGATAGTTGAAGGCATGAAGTTGTTGGCTGAAACAGAAGGCATCTTTACAGAAACAGCTGGCGGCACTACCGTCGCTGTCCTTAAGAAGCTCGTCGAAGCCGGTAAAATTGACCCAGAAGAAAAAACTGTGGTCTACATCACGGGCAACGGCCTCAAGACCCAAGAAGCGGTCCAAGGTTGCATCGGTCAGCCCTTTGAGATTGAGCCTAAACTCGGAAGTTTTGAGCGAGCCCTAGAGCGCTCCCGCACATTGGATCGGTTGGACTGGCAACCTGTGCTTGTATAG
- a CDS encoding MoaD/ThiS family protein has translation MSVTVLIPTPLQKLTKNQATVECDGSSIGELLESLEQSCPGIKARLCDEKGELRRFVNFYVNNEDIRFLEGQQTALKDGDEVSIIPAIAGG, from the coding sequence ATGTCCGTTACTGTCCTTATTCCTACGCCCTTACAAAAGCTGACGAAAAATCAGGCGACCGTCGAATGTGACGGCAGCAGCATTGGCGAATTACTAGAATCCTTGGAACAAAGTTGTCCAGGAATTAAAGCACGTCTTTGTGATGAGAAAGGCGAATTGCGCCGTTTCGTCAACTTTTATGTAAATAATGAAGATATCCGTTTTTTAGAGGGACAACAAACGGCCCTCAAAGACGGTGATGAAGTTAGTATCATTCCTGCGATCGCAGGGGGGTAA
- a CDS encoding DUF2996 domain-containing protein — MAEAEKKAAEAAPAAKPKEKKPKLEDKPFAEFVQQDYLPALEKALAAKSISDLQLNFADNNITGEWLNGTRQFTVYFPEGDIKKQRAFSWSNTGSNPSTIEPFLCDERKITLELLVFGVVQRLNAQKWLGGN; from the coding sequence ATGGCAGAAGCAGAAAAGAAAGCAGCCGAGGCTGCCCCAGCAGCAAAACCGAAAGAAAAGAAGCCTAAGCTCGAAGATAAGCCCTTTGCAGAGTTTGTCCAGCAAGACTATCTTCCAGCCCTTGAGAAAGCCTTGGCTGCTAAAAGTATTAGTGATTTGCAGCTAAACTTTGCAGACAACAACATCACGGGTGAATGGCTAAATGGCACCCGCCAGTTTACGGTGTATTTCCCCGAAGGCGATATCAAAAAGCAGCGGGCCTTTTCCTGGTCTAATACAGGCAGCAACCCCAGTACAATTGAGCCCTTTCTCTGCGACGAGCGGAAAATCACTCTAGAGTTGCTCGTCTTTGGAGTAGTCCAGCGGCTAAATGCCCAGAAGTGGTTAGGTGGGAATTAA
- a CDS encoding chemotaxis protein CheW yields the protein MAIFSSVRSQRGANRKTEATEQLIAFQLRGEWFALPVKAVQKVIPLGQLHGDPYQTGISLILHQGQEITVVDVGHRIFNETAQPLVEDKQGAVPLPEEELQRCLVLVKTEAGDVVGVPIDSQPTIRRAGKSQFASLPEAYLDRGNIHCVSSMIVDDGGVDPLFLLDPEQLGSI from the coding sequence ATGGCTATTTTTTCATCGGTGCGATCGCAGCGGGGTGCCAATCGCAAAACCGAAGCAACTGAACAGCTTATTGCCTTCCAACTCCGGGGAGAATGGTTTGCGTTACCAGTGAAGGCGGTACAAAAAGTCATTCCCTTAGGGCAGCTGCATGGTGATCCATATCAAACGGGCATTAGCCTCATCCTTCACCAAGGTCAAGAAATTACGGTTGTGGATGTTGGACATCGAATTTTTAATGAGACGGCTCAACCCCTGGTAGAGGATAAGCAAGGTGCTGTACCTTTACCTGAAGAGGAGCTTCAACGATGTTTAGTTCTGGTTAAAACTGAAGCAGGCGATGTTGTGGGCGTCCCTATCGATTCCCAGCCGACCATTCGTCGAGCTGGAAAATCCCAGTTTGCCTCCTTGCCTGAGGCTTATCTTGATCGGGGCAATATCCACTGTGTCAGCTCCATGATTGTTGATGATGGAGGGGTTGATCCTTTGTTCTTACTGGATCCTGAACAGCTTGGCTCGATCTAA
- a CDS encoding response regulator: protein MSHDSEQEVRLQFLEEAFEHCHQIESGLLGIGTSGVDRQQMDGVLRAAHSVKGGAALMGFHNLSQLAHRLEDFFKVLKIGKVEVNGEAESLLLTGMDFMRQVATLNQQGDDVDEQWLETQANPVMEQLHDLLGDPQPEDEASLLSSEVGEDMSFVLFESEVEECLTRLEEQMASQDVSIIVAEFDSTLEELGGLGEMLDIPAFHGLCQSTLQYLKSSTDPDQQIKIAEVGLQELRRSQAMVLVGQKDAIPDALDVSSLGEIAGAIGQPADVSADLTPEDADPFAGMEFSLEPLDLGIADPAEADLLAGAELEFEPQELDATVAEPDLFAGAELEFDPQELEVAAAESDLFAGADLTLEPQDLEAVAPSEAASSVEIPALEEPQLAPAADLDAFADVDLAGIAEEIESFVPEETAAPALEVESSTTQPEIAEEVEWSDSFAAEAVDLISSFDATPDQSVSPPVEAPKVAERKPARKRASTRTVAKPMAAAAAAPEAADTTIRVPVSKLNQLNELFGELIIERNGLQMQLKQLRDLTELLRDRVHTLDKSNAQLRAAYDKISVQEVSAQALPAMAVPVGVGSPTNGSTPPASYSNPHLDSDFDLLEMDRYSEMHLLSQELMEAAVQIQEVTGDINTSLGDAEQTTRGLTRTSKLIQTNMTQVRMRPVSELLSRFPRVLRDLSLRFGKQVELKIIGGTTLVDRSILESLNDPLIHLIRNSFDHGIEKPEARVAAGKPPKGVIEIRAMYRGNQTQITIKDDGDGINLDKIKNRAMEMGLDAEDLRNASTSDLLDLIFEPGFSTASAVTDLSGRGVGMDVVRTNLQKIRGTIAVETEAGVGTTFTISVPFTLSVIRVLLVEVANMMLAFPTDIIEEMMLLNSEDVLDSAGAEVLNWDGEMVPLVRLSQWLKLPRIAKLPDTEESPSINAPTVLMVADGNELVGLKVDRYWSEQEVTIRQAEGNIAMPEGFAGCTILGDGRVIPLIDALSLLNWMNDRNNDFSSGSSGLAGALSGSDTPLLDTATEQPLVMVVDDSVNVRRFLALTLEKAGYRVEQAKDGQHALEKLDSGLPIQAVVCDIEMPRMDGYGFLAHVKAKADFKSIPVAMLTSRSGDKHRKLAMTLGASAYFSKPFREKELLQTLEQFTQAK from the coding sequence ATGTCCCACGATAGTGAACAGGAAGTTCGCCTTCAGTTTCTGGAAGAAGCCTTTGAGCATTGTCACCAAATTGAATCGGGCCTTCTGGGAATAGGCACCAGCGGTGTTGATCGACAACAAATGGATGGCGTTCTGCGAGCTGCCCACTCCGTTAAGGGGGGAGCCGCCTTGATGGGCTTCCATAACCTGAGTCAGTTGGCCCACCGTCTGGAGGACTTTTTCAAAGTCCTTAAAATCGGTAAAGTCGAGGTGAATGGCGAAGCCGAAAGCCTGTTGCTAACGGGCATGGATTTCATGCGTCAGGTTGCAACCCTTAATCAACAGGGGGATGACGTTGACGAGCAGTGGCTCGAAACCCAAGCCAACCCGGTTATGGAACAACTCCATGATTTACTGGGTGACCCGCAGCCAGAGGACGAAGCGTCACTCCTCTCTTCTGAGGTGGGGGAAGACATGAGCTTTGTGCTTTTTGAGTCAGAAGTAGAAGAATGCCTGACTCGGTTAGAAGAGCAAATGGCCAGTCAAGATGTAAGTATCATCGTCGCTGAATTTGATTCCACCCTGGAGGAATTAGGTGGATTAGGAGAAATGCTTGATATACCTGCATTTCACGGTTTATGTCAGTCAACATTGCAATATCTGAAGTCTTCAACTGATCCAGATCAGCAGATCAAAATTGCTGAAGTGGGTTTGCAAGAACTTCGGCGATCGCAAGCTATGGTCCTAGTGGGCCAAAAAGATGCGATTCCTGACGCTCTGGATGTTAGCTCTCTGGGAGAGATTGCAGGTGCCATCGGACAACCTGCTGATGTTTCAGCGGATCTGACACCGGAAGACGCTGATCCATTTGCAGGCATGGAGTTTTCTCTAGAACCCCTCGATTTGGGAATAGCCGATCCAGCTGAAGCCGACTTGCTTGCAGGGGCTGAGCTAGAATTTGAACCTCAAGAATTAGACGCGACTGTAGCCGAGCCAGACTTATTTGCAGGGGCTGAGTTAGAATTTGACCCCCAAGAGTTGGAAGTAGCCGCCGCAGAATCCGACCTATTTGCAGGGGCGGACCTAACCCTAGAACCCCAAGATTTAGAAGCAGTTGCCCCCTCAGAAGCCGCTTCTTCTGTAGAGATACCGGCGCTAGAAGAACCACAGCTCGCTCCCGCCGCAGACTTGGATGCTTTTGCCGATGTGGATTTGGCAGGTATTGCTGAAGAAATTGAATCCTTCGTCCCCGAAGAAACGGCTGCGCCTGCCCTTGAGGTGGAGAGTTCTACAACTCAGCCAGAAATAGCAGAAGAGGTAGAGTGGTCTGACTCATTTGCTGCAGAAGCGGTAGACCTGATTAGTTCCTTTGACGCGACTCCTGATCAGTCGGTCAGTCCCCCTGTAGAAGCGCCGAAAGTTGCTGAACGCAAACCGGCTCGGAAGCGTGCTTCGACCCGGACGGTTGCCAAACCGATGGCGGCTGCAGCAGCGGCACCAGAGGCTGCAGATACGACGATTCGAGTTCCGGTTAGTAAGCTCAATCAGCTCAATGAGTTATTTGGAGAGCTGATTATTGAACGAAATGGTTTGCAAATGCAGTTGAAGCAGTTGCGGGATCTAACCGAGCTGTTGCGAGACCGGGTTCACACCCTTGATAAGTCGAATGCTCAGTTGCGTGCCGCCTACGACAAAATTTCAGTGCAGGAAGTGTCTGCCCAGGCTTTGCCAGCGATGGCTGTTCCTGTTGGAGTGGGCAGCCCGACCAATGGTTCGACACCGCCAGCAAGCTATAGTAACCCGCATCTCGATAGTGATTTTGATTTGCTAGAGATGGACCGCTACAGCGAAATGCACTTGCTATCCCAAGAATTGATGGAAGCTGCGGTACAAATTCAGGAGGTTACTGGGGATATTAATACCAGTTTGGGGGATGCGGAACAAACCACCCGAGGACTCACTCGAACCTCAAAACTGATTCAGACCAACATGACGCAAGTAAGAATGCGTCCGGTCTCGGAATTGCTCAGCCGATTCCCCCGAGTATTGCGGGATTTGAGTTTACGCTTTGGTAAGCAAGTTGAGCTGAAGATTATCGGGGGGACGACCCTGGTCGACCGCTCAATTCTAGAATCCTTGAATGATCCGCTGATTCACTTAATCCGCAACTCCTTTGATCATGGGATCGAAAAGCCGGAAGCGCGGGTTGCTGCCGGTAAACCCCCGAAGGGGGTGATCGAAATTCGGGCAATGTATCGAGGTAACCAAACTCAAATTACGATCAAGGATGATGGGGACGGTATTAACCTCGATAAAATTAAAAATCGAGCCATGGAAATGGGGCTGGACGCGGAGGATCTTCGCAATGCCAGCACCAGTGATTTACTCGATTTGATTTTTGAACCTGGATTTAGCACGGCATCTGCAGTGACCGATTTGTCTGGCCGAGGTGTCGGCATGGATGTGGTCCGCACCAATCTCCAAAAAATTAGAGGCACAATTGCCGTTGAAACGGAAGCCGGGGTAGGAACGACCTTTACCATTTCTGTGCCTTTCACCTTATCGGTCATTCGGGTATTGCTCGTAGAAGTTGCCAATATGATGTTGGCCTTCCCCACCGATATCATTGAAGAAATGATGCTACTGAATTCTGAAGATGTTTTAGATAGTGCAGGGGCCGAAGTCCTGAACTGGGATGGGGAAATGGTGCCGTTGGTTCGCCTCAGTCAGTGGTTGAAACTGCCCCGAATCGCGAAATTGCCGGATACAGAAGAGTCTCCTAGTATCAATGCTCCTACGGTGTTGATGGTGGCTGATGGCAATGAGTTAGTGGGCTTGAAGGTCGATCGCTATTGGAGTGAACAGGAAGTTACCATTCGTCAGGCGGAAGGGAATATTGCTATGCCGGAAGGCTTTGCGGGCTGTACGATTTTGGGGGATGGTCGGGTTATTCCCCTGATCGATGCTCTCAGTCTGCTCAACTGGATGAATGATCGCAATAATGATTTCTCCAGTGGTTCTAGTGGTTTGGCAGGTGCTTTATCTGGCTCCGACACTCCACTTTTAGATACCGCTACTGAGCAGCCTTTGGTAATGGTGGTGGATGACTCCGTTAATGTTCGCCGATTCCTTGCCCTAACGCTAGAAAAGGCAGGATACCGGGTTGAGCAGGCTAAGGATGGCCAACATGCTCTGGAAAAACTCGATTCAGGTCTGCCGATTCAGGCCGTGGTGTGTGATATTGAGATGCCTCGGATGGATGGCTACGGCTTCTTGGCCCATGTGAAGGCTAAGGCTGACTTTAAGTCGATTCCTGTGGCAATGCTGACGTCCCGAAGTGGGGATAAGCATCGTAAGTTAGCAATGACTCTGGGCGCTTCTGCCTATTTCTCCAAACCCTTTAGAGAGAAAGAGCTTCTGCAAACCCTTGAGCAGTTTACCCAAGCAAAATGA
- a CDS encoding methyl-accepting chemotaxis protein, translating to MHMKDVDETATNNGHGDKNIVPLDLEQMTSGLNEAYPQEADSKAVAEISKSPAPIATSAPAAAAKPLSQRFGLKTKATALAVALGVIPVAVIGLVANFIANDSVSNKIIENKKSLTTQISAKVASYMRERYGDIQIMSGLDVLVDPALRKSTSREAKQASLDKFIKAYTIYNSVAFFDLKGNVMAQSSGKALDNHSDRSYFQAAVKSGQPIISQPLLSQSSGVISVYTANVVLDRTSGKPIGVVRARMPVTFLEDLLKGIEGHENGYLVDQNGNLFAGSNEAKAAILAANKTGKPLTGNEKFSWFKDVKTSEIQTLDKDGKLETIVPFDTLNSSDDPFLANLPDLGWKVILETDKDVAFQSVAQLQLALILGTLAAAVVVGALAVVISERATRPIIESAEAVNAIGLGDLETRVNISGEDELAQLGGNINTMAEQLQTLLLEQEYTSQQELKRQQEAAETQRKQNEALQSDLLTLLTDVEAASDGDLTVRANVDASEIGIVGDFFNSIIENLRDIVAQVQVASAQVNDSVSTNSSSIVTLADEASAQAEQVEQSLQFVEDLTQAAQEVADNAQQAAEIAKTASETAVNGGNTMDLTVASIDQLRETVAETAKKVKRLGESSQQISKAVSLINQIALQTNLLAINASIEAARAGEEGRGFAVVAEEVGALASQSATATKEIEQIVENIQLETAEVVNAMEVGTTQVVEGTRMVQDTKQSLGQIVSVSQQISDLVQTISGSTASQTAKAQMLSKLVQNVAKVSENTSDSSRQVAESLQETVEIAKQLQTSVSTFKIGEA from the coding sequence ATGCACATGAAAGATGTAGATGAGACAGCCACCAATAATGGCCATGGTGACAAAAATATTGTCCCCCTCGATCTAGAGCAGATGACCTCTGGCTTAAACGAGGCGTACCCGCAAGAGGCTGACTCTAAGGCCGTTGCAGAAATCTCGAAAAGCCCTGCACCTATTGCTACCTCTGCACCAGCAGCGGCCGCGAAGCCCCTGTCCCAGCGATTTGGACTCAAAACTAAGGCCACGGCATTGGCGGTTGCCCTGGGGGTTATCCCCGTAGCGGTGATTGGACTCGTTGCCAACTTTATTGCCAACGACTCGGTTTCGAACAAGATTATTGAGAACAAAAAAAGTCTGACCACCCAGATCTCGGCTAAGGTTGCCTCCTACATGCGGGAGAGATATGGTGACATCCAGATTATGTCTGGTTTGGATGTTCTCGTCGATCCGGCCCTGCGCAAATCTACTTCTAGGGAAGCGAAACAAGCATCCCTAGACAAGTTTATTAAGGCTTACACCATCTACAACAGTGTTGCTTTCTTCGACTTGAAGGGAAACGTCATGGCCCAATCATCGGGCAAGGCCCTGGATAATCACAGCGACCGGAGTTATTTCCAAGCCGCCGTAAAATCTGGACAACCCATTATTTCTCAGCCCCTATTGTCTCAATCTTCTGGGGTAATCTCGGTGTACACCGCTAATGTGGTGCTTGATCGAACCTCTGGCAAACCCATTGGTGTGGTCCGGGCCAGAATGCCAGTAACCTTCCTGGAAGATTTGCTCAAGGGCATTGAAGGCCATGAAAATGGCTATCTGGTGGATCAAAACGGCAACCTGTTTGCAGGATCGAATGAAGCCAAAGCAGCCATTCTGGCAGCCAATAAAACCGGAAAGCCCTTAACTGGCAATGAGAAATTCTCCTGGTTTAAGGATGTCAAGACCTCAGAGATTCAAACCCTCGATAAAGATGGCAAGTTAGAGACCATTGTGCCGTTCGACACCTTAAACAGTTCTGACGACCCGTTCTTGGCAAACTTACCCGATTTGGGCTGGAAAGTCATTCTGGAAACAGATAAGGATGTGGCCTTCCAATCGGTGGCTCAGTTGCAGTTGGCCCTGATTCTAGGTACCCTCGCAGCCGCGGTGGTGGTGGGTGCCCTGGCGGTCGTTATCTCCGAACGGGCTACTCGACCGATTATTGAGTCTGCTGAAGCGGTGAACGCAATTGGTCTAGGAGACTTGGAGACTCGGGTAAATATCTCTGGAGAGGATGAGCTTGCTCAACTGGGGGGCAACATCAACACCATGGCGGAACAACTTCAAACCCTGTTGTTGGAGCAAGAATATACCTCTCAACAAGAATTAAAACGACAGCAAGAAGCTGCCGAAACCCAGCGAAAACAGAATGAAGCGTTGCAGTCGGACTTGCTGACCCTATTGACCGACGTTGAAGCGGCCTCTGATGGAGACTTAACTGTCCGAGCCAACGTGGACGCCAGCGAAATCGGAATTGTGGGTGACTTCTTTAACTCCATTATTGAGAACTTGAGAGATATTGTGGCCCAGGTGCAAGTTGCCTCTGCCCAGGTGAACGATTCAGTGTCAACCAATAGCTCGTCTATTGTGACGTTGGCGGATGAGGCGTCAGCCCAGGCCGAGCAAGTGGAACAGTCCCTCCAATTCGTGGAAGATTTGACCCAAGCTGCCCAAGAAGTTGCGGATAACGCTCAACAGGCTGCCGAAATCGCCAAGACAGCCTCTGAAACAGCGGTGAATGGTGGAAACACTATGGATCTCACAGTGGCGAGTATTGACCAGCTCCGCGAAACCGTTGCGGAAACGGCTAAGAAAGTGAAACGATTGGGTGAATCTTCTCAGCAGATTTCTAAAGCGGTTTCTTTGATTAACCAAATTGCCTTGCAGACCAACTTGCTGGCCATTAACGCCAGTATTGAGGCGGCTCGAGCTGGTGAAGAAGGTCGGGGTTTTGCGGTGGTTGCGGAAGAAGTGGGTGCGCTAGCGTCTCAGTCTGCAACAGCAACGAAGGAAATTGAGCAAATTGTGGAGAACATTCAGCTAGAAACTGCTGAGGTGGTCAACGCGATGGAAGTGGGTACAACCCAGGTGGTTGAAGGAACACGCATGGTCCAAGATACCAAGCAAAGCCTTGGCCAAATTGTGTCAGTGTCCCAACAGATTTCGGACTTGGTGCAAACGATTTCTGGTTCTACCGCATCCCAGACGGCGAAAGCCCAGATGCTGTCTAAGCTGGTTCAAAACGTGGCGAAAGTGTCTGAGAATACCTCTGATTCTTCGCGCCAAGTGGCCGAATCACTACAAGAAACGGTGGAAATTGCCAAGCAGCTCCAAACTTCTGTGAGTACCTTCAAAATTGGCGAAGCCTAA
- a CDS encoding chemotaxis protein CheW gives MTLPTLDLQSSPSQEGLGDPYLKLRLSESVPVALPMEAAREVIVVPVEQVSPIPNMPTCVLGLLNQRSRVFWVVDLSIMLGYTGLMANARQFNVAILQVGKVPLGLAVPTVHGVTRFATDTVQSPIGTVAPNIAPYLRGCLPEEKEILLVLDPDAIVNSSVLQR, from the coding sequence ATGACACTGCCCACCCTAGACCTTCAATCATCGCCGTCACAGGAAGGATTAGGTGATCCTTACCTAAAGTTGCGGTTGAGTGAGAGTGTGCCCGTCGCACTCCCCATGGAGGCAGCACGTGAAGTCATTGTGGTGCCTGTTGAGCAAGTTTCGCCTATTCCCAATATGCCTACCTGTGTCCTGGGTCTGTTGAACCAGCGAAGTCGGGTGTTTTGGGTGGTGGACCTGTCCATCATGCTGGGCTATACCGGCTTAATGGCCAACGCTAGACAATTCAACGTTGCCATTCTCCAAGTGGGAAAGGTTCCCCTCGGCTTAGCTGTTCCAACTGTACATGGTGTAACGCGGTTCGCCACAGATACGGTTCAGTCTCCCATTGGTACCGTTGCCCCTAATATTGCGCCCTATTTGCGGGGGTGTTTGCCAGAAGAAAAAGAAATTCTATTGGTTCTGGACCCTGACGCAATTGTTAACTCATCCGTACTACAGCGTTAA
- a CDS encoding response regulator transcription factor — protein sequence MKTILVVDDGPAELELICSYLREAGYAVISTTDAKDALAKAESQKPDLVVTDVVMPGMSGFELCRSLKKNEATQQLPVVICTSKNQDLDKLWGKKQGADAYVTKPFTREDLLQAVRSV from the coding sequence ATGAAAACAATTTTAGTAGTGGATGATGGTCCAGCGGAACTAGAGCTAATTTGTAGTTATTTACGAGAAGCTGGCTATGCCGTTATCAGCACAACCGATGCGAAGGATGCCTTAGCCAAAGCAGAATCTCAGAAGCCCGATCTTGTGGTGACGGATGTAGTGATGCCCGGCATGAGTGGCTTTGAACTCTGTCGCAGTTTGAAGAAGAATGAGGCGACTCAGCAATTACCCGTGGTGATTTGTACCTCTAAGAATCAAGACTTAGACAAGCTCTGGGGTAAAAAGCAAGGGGCAGACGCTTATGTAACCAAGCCCTTCACCCGCGAAGATTTGCTCCAAGCTGTTCGGTCTGTTTAA
- a CDS encoding response regulator: MAATMSGKISNKLNVADLLSQHANAKKDGCLVVSNGAINWFFYLEESQLVYATYSADPLDLLDNHLRRLSRQVPSLNSEVRTQVRINFNGDSSEQICPDYQAISWLVRTNQLKPAEAATLVEGIVVEILESYLLVSEGTYKFLPKSAHLPVYTKQTIPPLLQKCQKRLNAWQALGPMVWSPHQRLYFSEQSPGAAKLSPSKVQQLQKILRGFSFRHLGVLLNLDELQLAQNLNSLIVDKVILLQDPQPPFNQLPRLAIGAVGNAPQSSGAQSNSDAALGNIGTSEIGQKSYTIACVDDSPAILNTINRYLQDQNVSVVMISDPVKALIQIMRAKPDLILLDVGMPWVDGYELCRLIRKNSQFKKIPVVMVTGNTGLIDRAKAKVAGATDYLTKPFTQADLQKMVFRHLT, translated from the coding sequence ATGGCAGCAACTATGAGTGGCAAAATCTCAAACAAGTTGAACGTAGCAGACTTGCTCAGCCAGCATGCTAATGCCAAAAAAGATGGTTGCTTAGTCGTTTCTAACGGCGCTATCAATTGGTTTTTTTATCTTGAAGAAAGCCAGTTAGTTTATGCGACCTACTCGGCTGACCCCCTGGACCTGTTAGATAACCATTTGCGACGGCTCAGTCGTCAGGTTCCTTCCCTCAACAGCGAAGTACGGACTCAAGTCAGAATCAACTTTAACGGCGACTCCTCCGAGCAGATTTGCCCTGATTATCAAGCCATTTCTTGGTTAGTAAGAACCAACCAGCTAAAGCCTGCCGAAGCTGCAACCTTGGTAGAAGGCATTGTCGTCGAGATTCTAGAGTCCTATTTGTTGGTCTCTGAAGGAACCTATAAGTTTTTACCTAAGTCGGCTCACCTTCCTGTTTATACCAAGCAGACCATCCCCCCCTTACTGCAAAAATGTCAGAAACGTTTGAATGCCTGGCAAGCTTTAGGGCCAATGGTTTGGTCCCCCCATCAGCGGCTCTATTTTTCAGAGCAGAGTCCTGGAGCAGCAAAATTATCTCCGAGTAAAGTTCAACAGTTACAGAAAATTCTGCGAGGATTTAGCTTTCGCCACCTTGGGGTGCTACTCAACCTCGATGAACTCCAACTGGCCCAAAACCTCAACTCTTTGATTGTGGACAAAGTAATCTTATTGCAAGATCCACAACCCCCCTTTAATCAGTTACCTCGATTGGCCATCGGGGCGGTTGGCAATGCCCCTCAGTCTAGTGGCGCACAGTCCAATAGTGATGCTGCATTAGGAAATATTGGCACCAGCGAGATTGGCCAGAAGAGCTACACCATTGCCTGTGTGGATGATAGCCCCGCCATTCTCAATACCATTAATCGATATCTGCAAGATCAAAACGTTTCTGTTGTGATGATCAGCGATCCAGTGAAAGCCTTAATCCAAATTATGCGGGCTAAGCCGGATTTGATTTTGTTAGATGTCGGCATGCCTTGGGTGGATGGTTACGAGCTTTGTCGCCTGATCCGCAAGAATTCTCAATTCAAGAAAATTCCGGTGGTGATGGTAACAGGAAACACAGGGTTAATTGACCGGGCCAAAGCCAAAGTTGCTGGGGCCACGGACTATTTAACCAAACCGTTTACCCAAGCGGATCTTCAAAAAATGGTCTTTCGCCACCTGACCTAA
- a CDS encoding late competence development ComFB family protein produces the protein MLKAFYKAQVYKNVMEELVEEEIDRQTRNFKPETAKALNRIDVVSYALNRLPPLYASSQEGVYRQKQRGQQQFGQRLRAAVHQSLKVVAQQPTRVTTPLLPQEEVEAEMHIARMALEELADSMTDLELDG, from the coding sequence ATGTTAAAAGCATTTTACAAAGCTCAGGTCTATAAGAACGTGATGGAAGAGCTGGTCGAAGAAGAAATCGACCGGCAAACCCGCAACTTTAAACCTGAAACCGCCAAAGCTTTAAACCGCATTGACGTCGTATCCTATGCCCTCAATCGATTGCCACCCCTTTATGCTTCTAGTCAAGAAGGGGTCTATCGGCAAAAGCAGCGAGGGCAACAACAATTTGGGCAACGCCTACGGGCTGCCGTCCATCAATCCTTAAAAGTGGTTGCTCAGCAGCCCACGCGGGTGACGACTCCCCTTCTTCCTCAAGAGGAAGTCGAAGCAGAAATGCATATTGCCAGGATGGCCCTAGAGGAATTGGCTGACTCCATGACGGATCTAGAGTTGGACGGTTAA